GAAAACACCTCCAATAAGCTTCCATCAAGGCCTCAAGTGAACTGAAGTAATCCTCATACCACCTCTTCCGCAGGCGGGAGATGGCAAAAGGCGACGCCGTCTGCACGAAATGGTACGCATTGTATCTCTGAGCGGCATCAACATAAAAATTGTCACATTGCTACCTCTCTCGTATATTCCATATATCTTCTCCCCAACCCGAACAGAAATAAGCTTCCAAATAATGCTGCGGCAAAAATATCCATCCTGTTCTGCTCCTTCTGCTGCTGCAGGGGCACGGCATCGGCCGACATCTCGAATACGCGCCAGGGTTGGTAGCCCGCCTGCCCTGAGGAGACACTGGTGGTTGTGGAACCGGCGACGGACTTATCCTTTTCCGCCAGGTAGCGCTGAGCAGGCGCCGGCGGCCCGGCAGGAGTCCTCTGCGCCCCATCCCGGTGAGAACCGGCGTCGGTGGGTGCGACACCCTGCGCACCGGCGTCCTGGTCCGGACCGTTCACGACGCAGGTGGCCGTCATGTTGCCGACCACAGTGCTCACGGTGATAACGGCCGTACCCGGGCCGACAACCGTCACCAGTCCTTTGTTATCCACCGTGGCCACCCTGGTGTCGCTGGAACTCCAGTGCACGCTCTTGTCTGTTGCTTCATCCGGAGCTACGTTCGCCGTCAGCCGGACCGTGCTGCCGACCTTCAGTTCAACCATGTTCCGGTCGAGGGTGACCCCGGCCGGCGGCATGCCGCCCAGCATTACCTCTATCGCGTGCACCCATTTGACAGACTGGGGAGCGGTATGCTCACCGGGGTCGCTCTGGCCAAACAGCAGCCTGAACCTGGTCGAGGTGTCGTAAGCGCTGAAATCCGGGGCAGCGTCAAACCGCTGCCAGTTGTCCTTGTACGCTATGATCGGCTCCACCCGGACCGCCCCGTATACCGCCTCGGGTGTGGACGAGGCGGTCTCATAATCCCAGCCTGAAGGCAGATTCGGATAATAGAAACGGGGGATGTCCAGCAGGAAAGACTTGTCTAAACATTGGTACCATCCCTTTTTGACATCGGTTGAGAAAAAATAAAATTTCTGCACGGAGTTTACGTCGATGCGGGCGTCTTCCAGCAAATCGGTCAACTTGACCCCTGTGGCCGCGTCCACGCACACCGCCGGCAGGCTGTCGATGAAGGTATAGGCCTGCCTGACCTGCGGCAATGCGTCCAGGTCGCTGAGCGTGTAGACCTTCTTCGTGTAATAGGGCCCGCCGAAATAGCCGACCTTAATCGTCAGCGTGTCGGCCGCCACACCTGTAACGCCGGTGCCGCAGCCGGTGCTCGCCACGGCCGGCCCGGCAATCCACAACGGGCTGAGCAGCGCGGCCAGCAGCATTACGCCGGCGACGGTTTTCCACGGCCTGGGTCTGAATTCCAGCCCTCTCAACTTCATTGCTCTTCACTCCAGCGCATCAAGCGCAAAATCATGGCCGCCGTTTCCGCCCGGGTGGCAGTCACTTGCGGGGCGAAGGTGTCTTCGCTCAAGCCGCTTACTATGCCGCAAGACACCGCCAGGTATATTTCATTTCCCGCCCACGGCGATATATCCCCTTTATCTTTGAACTTGTTGATTACCTGCTCAGTTACACTATGCGACAGATCCGCCGTCGACTTCATTTTCAGAGCCCGGGAAATAATCACTGCCATTTGTTCCCGGGTGATGTTGTCATCAGGAGCAAATATGTCGTCGCTATAGCCCATGATTAACCCCGCCTGAACTGCCGCCGCCACGTAATCGTGATACCAAGCCCCGGCGGGCACATCTTGAAAAGAAATACCCGTATTCTGCTCAGCCTTGATATTTAAAGCCGCAGTCAGCAGCTTGGCAAATTGGGCGCGGGTGATTTTTTCTTCCGGTTTGAATTCCGTGGCGGTCACCCCGTCGATTATTCCTTTTTCCGCTAAAGCTTTAATTTCGTCCCTGGCCCAGTGCCCTGCTATGTCCGCAAAATCCCTAGCTAGAGCAGGCATTGCCGTTCCTGCCGTTTCGCCTTCTGCTTCGTTTTCAGGGTTCTCTATGTTATATTGAAAAGTTGCCGTCTCACTGTCTAATTTGCCGAAACCAATGGTTTTTGCCTTGATTGTCAAATTGCCGTTGACCGGCACCGGCTTGTTCAGTTCCGGACGGAAGCTGGGGTAACTGATATTAAATATGTAACTTCCATAAGCAGGTTCACTCCCGTCAAGGGTGTAGTACACCATGACATTATCCGCGGCCTCATCCGGTTTCTTCAGAGTTACTTTCGTACCCGGGGCAACCGTGCCGGACGGGATATCGGCGGTGGGCGCCTCCCACTGATCCAGGGGCGCCGTCAACACTTCAATGACTCCCCCGTTGCACATTTCCTGAATCATCACACAATCGCCGCCGGTGGGTTCATTCGGCGCACGCTGGCCAAAACATATCCGGCCCTGGGAATCGTTCAGAGCAATTATCGTTTCAACCAGTGTTTTTCCCTTCTCGCCGCGAATGGGCGGCCAATCCGCCAGATCGCCGGGATTTTCACCCTCGGGGAAATAATACCGGGGTTCTTCCAGCAACTGTTCCCTGGTGAAATCAGCGTGCACAAACCTGCCGCCGGCTGGTTTTAACCTGAGCAAAGTAGCGTTATCTTTTAAGCCGGCCACGTCTAAAATGCTTTGCAGCGACGGTCCGGTCATATCTTGAAAAACTTTCAGCGCCGGCCAGTGGTTGTACCCGGAATAAGTGTAAGTTTTTTGCGGCAGCGCCTGTAAATCGGCCATGGTAAAGGTCACTTCTTTCTCAACCCCGTCGCCTGTCACCGTCAGCGCCGCCGGCTCAGCCGCGCACGCCCCCCGCGGCACGGCCATGACCAGCAACCCGGCGACCATGCTCAGCCCCACCACAGCAGCCAGAATTTTATGAAGTTTAAAACTCCTGCTGTTTATCATTGCTCTCCCCCTCGCACTAAATATTAAACGTATATTTTCAGCAAAGCCGCAACTCAACACTGTGTTTATCACCGCTCACTCCCGTGCTCCGCGCCGGCGGCGCTTACTGCAGCTCCAGGCTCACGAGCCATTTGGTAAAGCGCTGCCCGGATATGTCGTTGCAAACAATGACTTGCAGGCTCCCCTCCCCGCCCGCCTTGGTTTGCAATGATTTGCCATTATCGGCATAGACAATATACACATTGTCCGGTTGGAGGACTTCAGACATTTCCAGCACCTGGCTGTAGTAGTCGACACCCCTGGTAATGATTTTTTTGTGCTTTTGGGTCAGTCCGGGATCAATACTGTTCAACACACCCAGGAGCGGTGTGCCGGTGAATTCGTGCTCACTACTGTTTTCACCGCTATTTCCGCTATTATTGCCGCTATTGTTGCCGCAATTATTGCTGCAATTGGATTGAACCACCACTTTCTTCTCAACGGCCGGCAATTTCCGGAGGTCGGCGACGGTAAAGCTGCCTAATGTGGCGGCACCGGCTTTAATTACGACCGTTCCTTCTTGCGGGCCGCTTTTACCGCGGCTTACAAACAAGCAGACGGCAATAATCAGGACCAGCAGCCCAATCCCCAAAGCCGGCCACCTTTTGGAGTTAATAGCTCTATCTTTACTTTCATCAACATTGTTTTCAGTCATTCTGCCACCCCCAGATGGAAATTTCCGTCCGAACGGACTTTGACAGACACACGACCTACAGGCTCCATATAACTAGACAAAACCGGATTTACCTGCTAAACACCATATTCTCTTACTGAGCGGCAGGGGAATTGATATAATTCAAGAATCGTTTCAGGATCGCCGCGCTTTGGGCCCGGTCGGCGTTTGTCTGCGGTGAAAAGTCCCCGCCGGGCAGGCCCTTGATGATCCCGGCCCGGACGGCCAGGGCCACATCTTCCTCCGCCCAGGGTGAAATTAATTGCCGGTCCTTAAACTGAGCCAGCTGCCGTTCCAGCTCGCCGCCGGATAAAGCATCCTCTTTCCCGGCGGCACGCGCCGCCCGGGCGATCATGGCCGCCATTTCCTCCCGGGTGATGAAAGCATCCGGCTTAAAGAAACCGCCGTCATAGCCCGTGAGGATCCCTTCATATGTGGCGGCGGCCACACTGCCGGCATACCATGCCGTACCGGCGACGTCTTGAAACTGCCCTTCCTGCAAAACACCCTCCGGCAAGCCCAGAGCTCTCACCAAAAGGGCGGCAAATTCAGCCCGGGTGATGTCGCTGCCGGGTTCATAAGTAGTCTCGCTTTTGCCGTAGATTAGCTTCCTGGCAGCCATAAATTCAATATCCTCTCTGGCCCAACTGTCCTGGATATCGGAAAAGGCCAGACCTTTTTCAGCGACTGCAGCTTCTTGCCCGGCAGGTCTATCCTCAACAGCCTGTTCAGCAGCTGACTGACCAGACGGCGAATCGTCCACTGTGAACGTGAAGGTGACCACCTCGCTGTCCCGTTTGCCCCATCCGACGGTTTTAGCTTTAATAATGGTGTCCTTCTCCACGGCAATCGGCTTGTTTAATGTCGGGACGTGGAAGCTGACATTGTAGATCTTGCTTTCCAGGCCCGGTGTGCCGCCGTCGGTGGTATAATAAATTTTTACTTTCGGGTCGCCATCCAGAATGATTTCCGAACCTTTTTTAATCTTGCCGCCCGGCGCCGCGACTTCTTGCCGGGTATCAGGGTCGATAATTTTTGCCGAGGGCTGTTCCCACCGCGCCGGGGAATCCGTCGTAACGGTAATGGTCTTTAACCTTTTAACATACTCGCAAAGAATTTGTTCCGTCAGCGCCCGCTGGCCGAAACACAACACCGGCGTGTCACGGTCGCTCATCTTCGCAAAATCGTCGTCATCCTCCACCCGCTGCAGGGCAATCACCGGCTGCACCGCTTTTTTGCCGACGGCTGACGATTTCATCAAATTGGGGAAATAGTAGCGTCTCTCATTCAACAGTTCATCCACGGTGAAGTCGATACGGTAACCATCGCTGCCCCGGAAAGTAATCATTTGGGCTTCCGGTTTCATTTCAGCCTTTTCCAGCAGGGTCCGCAACAGAACACCCTCCGCAGCCACAAATAGATTGCTGGGCCAGTCACTGACCACTGAAAATATCTCTCTTTCCTGGCTCATTGCCTCCAGTTCGGCGCGGGTAAAAGAAATTTCCTTTTCCACCCCGTCGCCGTTAATGGTAAGAATAGCTCCCGCCGTCGTCTGGCCGCCGGAGCCATCCGCTGAAGCTACTGAAAATTTATATCTTTTTAATTCCGGCTGGCCCGCGCCGCCGACGATAATGGTGTATTTGCCTTCGGCCGCCGCCGGAGACAGCGTGAAGCCGGCTGCAAAAACACCGTTTTCCACTTGGGGTTGACAGCTATATACCAACCCGCCCTGTTCATCCTGGACAGTTATGGAAACTTCGGTTAGATTTTGCGCCGTTCCCTCCATTTCAACCCTGTCGCCCGGCCCGTACACGTGGTGGGAGCTGTGCGAAGCGAGATTCACCTTGACATCCCCGTCATCCGCGTAACCGGCGCCGGACAGCAGCAACATGGACAGAACCGTCAAAACACATAGTAAATACTTACCAATCCGGAGCGTTTTCATGATGTTTTCTTTCTCCCTTGTAAAACATTTATGGTCATTGTACTTGCTTATACAGCCGCAGAACCATGACCGCGGCCTCGGCCCGGGTGGCAGTAGCCTGCGGAGCGAAGGTGCCGTCGCCCATGCCGCTGATTATGCCGCACGATACCGCCAGCGCAATATCCTGCCTGGCCCACGGTGATATATCCTCTTTATCAGTGAACTTGTCAATTCCCTGGTCAGTGATACTATGGGATAAATCTTCAGTTATTTTCATTTTTAAGGCCCGGGTAATGATCACGGCTATTTGCTCCCTGGTTATGCTTTCATCCGGAGCAAAAGTATTATCGTCAACACCCATGAGCAACCCTGCCTTAACCGCCGCCGCCACATCGTCGTGATACCACGCACCCGCGGGCACATCGCTGAAGGAAAGGGCCACACCCGGCTTAACCTCGATGCGCAAAGCCCTGACCAGCCACTGGGCAAACTGGGCGCGCGTTGTTTTTTCTTCCGGATTGAATGCCGCGCCGGTCCCGTCGATCACGCCTCCTGCCACCAAAGCTTTGATATCGTCCCTGGCCCAGTGCCCGTCAATGTCTGCAAAATCTCCGGCAGGGGCGGCCGCCGCCTTGTCCTCCGCAGCGTTATCTAATTTATTTGCGCCCGCTTTGTCCGCGTCCGCCGGCTTGCCCGCGGTATTTTCTTCAACCGCGCCGGATTGGGCCGGTAACCCCGTATTGTACTGATAAGTCACCACCTCGCTGTCCAGCTTGCCCATGCCTATTGTTTTAGTTTTAATCACCATACTGCCGTTAATTGGTATGGGCTTGTTCAATTCCGGCTGGAAGGTGGGGTAGCTGATATTGAATATGTCGCTTCCATACGCGGGCCCGCTCCCGTCCAGGGTGTAATACACGATGGCGTGATAAGGCGTCCCGTCCCTGTGCTGCAGGGTTACTTTCGTGCCCGTGGCGACATGGCCGGGCGCGGGGTCGGCGGACGGCGCCTCCCACTGCGCCGGGGGCGCTGTAAATACTTCAATCGTCCCTCCCTCGCAAAGCCCTCCGAGCATCTGGTTCTTGCAGCAAGTCGGCTCGTTCAGCGCGCACTGTCCATAGATTATTTTTCCGTTGGACTCGTTCAGGGCGAGCATCGTCTCCACTGGCACTTTCCCTCTTTCACTGCGGGTGGGCGGCCATTTCCCCAGATTATCCTCGTCTTCACCATCGGGGAAATAATACCTGGGTTCGTCCAGCAACTGTGCCTTGGTAAACTCACTATACACGTCGTCAGACAATTTGCACCTGATCATGGTGGCGTTGTCCTTTAATCCCGCCGCGTCTAAAATGGTTTTCAACGTCGGACCTTTCATATCCTTAAATATTTGCAGGGAAGGCCAGTGGTTGTATCCGGAGTAGGTGTACGTTTTTTGCGGCAGCGCCTGCAATTCGGCCAGGGTGAATTGCACCGTTTTTTCAACCCCGTCGCCCGTCACCGTCAACGCCACCGGCTCAGCCGCGCCCGCACCTTGCGGCGCAACGACGACCAGCAACCCGGCAACCATGCTTAACCCCACTACAACAATTGCCAGCAGTTTATTAAGTCTAAAACCCCTGATGTTTATCATCGCTATCCACCTCACATTGTATTGGAATCAATATAAGTCAAAAACCGTTTCAGGATCGCCGCGCTCTGGGCGCGGTCGGCATAAGTCTGCGGGGAAAAGTCCCCGCCGGACAGGCCCTTGATGATCCCGGCCCGGACAGCCAGGGCCACATCCTCTTCCGCCCAGGGAGAAATCACTTGCCGGTCCTTGAACCGGGCCAGCAGTTGTTCCCGCCCGCTGACGGACAAAGTCTCCTCCTTCCCGGCGGCACGCGCCGCCCGGGCGATCATGGCCGCCATCTCCTCCCGGGTGATTTGAGCGTCCGGCTTAAAGAAGCCGCCGTCATAGCCCGTGATGATCTTTTCATCCGCGGCGGCAGCCACACTGCCGGCGTACCAGTCCGCAACATTCACATCCTGAAACCGCCCTTCCTGCAAAACTCCTTCCGGCAAGCCCAGAACTCTCACCAGAAGGGCGGCAAATTCAGCCCGGGTAATGTCGCTGCCGGGTTCATAAATGGTTTCGCTTTTGCCGTAGATCAGCTTCCTGGCAGCCAGAAATTCAATATCCTCTCCGGCCCAGTTGCCCTGGATGTCGGTAAAGGCCAGACCTTTTTCAGCGGCCGGCGCTTCTTGCCCGGCAGGTTTATCCTCAGCAACCTGCTGAGCAGTTGACTGACCAGGCTGCGACCCGTCCACTGCGAACGTGAAGGTAGCCACCTCGCTGTCCCTTTTGCCGAACCAGACAGCTTTAGCTTTGACCGTGGTGTCGGTTTGCACCAGGATCGGCTCGTCCTGGCCCGCCAGCGGTCCGCAACCGTGGGCGTTGTAGATTTTGCTGTCAAGATCCGGCGCGCTGCCGTCGGTGGTATAATAAATCTTTGTTTTCGGGTCGCCCGCCAGAGCGATTTTTGTGCCGCGCTTTACCACGCCGCCCGGCGTGGCCACTTTTTGCCGGGTGGCCGGATCGATGATTTGCGCCGTTGGCCCGGCCCACTGCCCCGGAGCATCAGTGGTTACGGTGATGGTTTGCAGGATCTTGACGAAACTCAAGAGGGTTTGCTCAGTCCGCGCCCGCTGGCCAATACATAATACCGGCGTATCCTGTTCGCTCATCTGGCTGAAATCAGTGGACCGCTCCGCCTTTTTCAGGGCTATTACCGGCTCCACCTCTGTCCCGGCGGGGAATATGTAACGTTTTGTTTCCAATAATTCATCTCTGGTGAATTCGGCCCTGTACCCGTCGCTGCCTGTAAAAGTTATCATCCGGGCTTCCGGTTTCATTCCGGCCTTAGCCAGCAAGGCCCGCAGCGGCACCCCCTCCGCGGCAACCGATAAATCCGCGGGGAAATCGTTTGTCGCGGAAAACACCGCGCTTTCCTGCTCCATCGCCGCCAGTTCGGCCCGGGTAAAGACAACTTCCCGCGGCACCCCGTCTCCTGTGATATACAGCAGGCCGATCTTCTGCGTCACGCGAGCGTCCGCATAGCCGCCGGCCTTGATAACGACGGCGTAATCCCCGGACGTCCGGAACACACTTTTATCGATGGTGATCTTGCCGGCGTCTATGGCGTATTTCCCGGCCTCCAGCGCCGCGCCGTCCACGCTGACCCCGCTGACCGCCCCCCGCCAGGCCGCGTCGTCCGCGAAGGTCAGTTCCACCGGCTTCCTGATCACGTTCTGCGCCGCGTCCGCCGCCAGGGCGGGCGCCGCTTTCAGCCCGCCCTGGGACGACAGCGCGTCGCCGGCGGCCTCCGCCGCCTTGACCGGCTGCGCAAGGTTATGGCTTAACAATATCGCCATAGCGCATACTGCCGGGAACAGTGCGCGCAATATCTTGCTTTTAAGGCTGGACAAAAACATCTCCTCCCAAGAAATATTGATGTATATGACGGGCATACCTACAGACCAGTAATGTTGATGGAATAGCTAAAGTAATCGTTGCAATGTTTTGCACCAGGTTGGGATTGTCGGTGGTTGCGTGCTTAGAGAGCACATCGTATTAAGTGGTTTTGAAGTATTTGAAGTGGCTTTGTTTAAGATGGCTTCGCGGCTGATAAATAATATCCAAATTATCATTTTCAATACATAAACAGCCAAACCTTTACAATACAAAGTATAAACCAACATAACATGATTGTCAATCAACGGCAATACTGTTTGATCATGTCATGTTGACTATTCCCCTGCGAGCACGCTGCTTGTAAAAAACAATGATATTTGTTATTATGTATATGTTTATTTTGTCGAAAAAATCTACCCGCGGCATGACCGCAGTTTTCAGACACGAAGTTTTCCTGCCGTTGATGGGAAAAACTGCCCTCCGGGGCGTTACTTTTTATAGATTGGGCCGCGGCAGCATTGACTCAATACACTCCGTTCCTTGACCGGTTTCCATTCGCTTATCCAATATGGGCCAGCTGGTTCACTTGCGGGACAATCCTTTCATGCTGCTGCGGCTTATTATTTCCGTTCAGGTCGATAATGTGATGGCCGGGATATTGATCACAACACCGGATTGAGTAAATTACAGAACATAAGGTTTCTCATTAGCAAGTTTAAAGGACCGCTCCCTGGGCGGTCCTTTAAATGGATTGGTCCGCAGCAGCTTGGGCTCAATCTACTTGGTTACTTGATTGGTTTCCATTCGCTTATCCAAATATGTGTTTACTGGTTCACTTTCAAGACAACCGTACTCAGACCTTTAACCCACATCTGCATGGTGTCCTCATCGGCGCCGCCTGTCGGACCCGGCTGACCGTAGAAATTCCTGGGACAGTTGGCAGGGCTGAAATCACCGGTATCACGAGTACGATACTGAGTGGCAATAATGGGGGCCACCGCAGTTCCCGGGGACGTAGTTGGCGAATAATAATAATATCCGCTCAAGTCGCCCAGGGTGATGGCGCCGTAGTCATCGGTATCGTAGCCGTCGCTGCCGATAAACTCGACGTAATCCACATCGCCGCTGCTAAAGCCCGATCCTGTCAAAGCAGTATTGATCATACTAAGCAAATTCTGGCCTTTGGCGTCATAATACTTGTAGGTACCCTGATTGCAGTAATAGCTGGAGTAAGTAAGTGGATCACCGGTAGTAGGATCAAGCGAGGTCAAAGTATAGGGCGCACCGCTGCCATCCTGCAATTGAAAGGTTACGCTCGCAAAGGCGGCCGGAGCCATCAAGCCAATCATTAAGGCCATACCGAACAGGATCCCGATGATTTTTCCGCTTTTTAGTCTCATTTGACAAACCTCCTAATTTTTTTTTTGCTGCCGCGGCCCAAATTGCTTTTCTTTAAGGTTAATAATTCAGCTCTATTCGCCCCCCCTTTCCACAATCAAAAAGCCATGAATTTTCTTTCATCACCCTGTGAGCTTGGAGATCAGGCTGAAAAAACATAGTCATAGAATTAAATCCACCATTCAGGAAGATATTATTCAATTTCTCAAGGTTATTTTTCAGCACCGGACAACACACTTACATCCTTAAGCTGCTCATTGATCTGGTCCATGTCAGAGCGTATGCCCAGTTTTTTGAGGGAACCGTCCCGGAAGATCACCGTGGCGTTTGATATAGTCAGCACATTGCTCAACCCGGTCACTTCCGCTTCATTAAAAGGGGGAAACTTGCCCCAGAGCGCGACCGTGCCGTCCTCCTTCACGGCAAAGGCCCCGGCCCACTTGGAAACGGCCACCACGCCGCGCAGCCCGGCCGGCACATTGCGGCTGCCATAGTAGTTGTCGCCCCAGACCACCACGGTGCCGTCGTCCTTTAAGGCGGCGCAGGTCGCGCCGTTGACGGCGATATCCACCACCCCGCTCAAGCCTGCCGGCACGTCGCATTGGCCGCAATAATACATTTCATCCGGGGAATTGTTGCTCCCCCAGGCGGCCACGGTGCCGTCATTTTTCAAGGCCAGGGAAAAATCGTTGCCGGCATAAACACGGGCCACGCTGTGCAAATCTTCCGGCACATCGCACTGGCCATGGTCGTTGTCGCCCCAGGCGACCACCGTGCCGTCTGTTTGCAGGGCCAGGCAATGGGTCTCGCCGGCGGCAATGGCGGTAACCTGGGCAAGGCCTGCGGGGACGTCGCACTGGCCGTTGACATTGCTGCCCCAGGCCACTACGGCGCCGTCCGCCTTTAAGGCCAGACAGCAGGCGTTAAAGTTATTAATCGCCAGCGCGGTAACATTTTTGACGTTTTCTGGCACTTCGCACTGCTTATCCCGGTTATTGCCCCAGACGACGACGGTGCCGTCCTCTTTTAAGGCCATCACATTGAAATAGGCGCTGGCTATGGCTTTGACTTTATTTAAGCCCGCCGGTATCTCAGTCAGCCCATAGTCGTCCTTGCCCGTAAGGGCCACTTGCACGGCGCCGTCCCGGTTCAAAACCGCGATGCCGTAATACAGCCAGCCGATCCTGGCGGCGGCTTGGCCGTACACGCCGGCGGCGTAAGCCGCGGGTGTTTGAGGGATGTCCGGAGACGGCCCGCCGTGCGCAGCGGCGCCGGCAAAGATGTTCAGCCCGGCGGGCACATTGCACTGGCCTTGAAAATTGCCTTTATAGTAGTCAAGCGGGTTGCCCCAGGCTGTCACCGCGCCGTCGCCGTTCAGGGCCAGCAGGTAGTTGGGGCCGGCGCTGAGAGCCAGGATTTCCCGGTCCGGCCGCAGCGGCAGATTGAAATCTATATTCCGGCCAAGATCATCTCCCCAGACCGCCAGGCTGCCGTCCCATTGCAGGGCGGCCGCGTAGTTGTCTCCCGCGGTAATGGCTTTGACATATTGAAGATCTGGACATTTGAATTTTGTTTCCTGTCCCCGCAAATCGCTATGGCTTTGCCCCCATGCAACCAGCGTACCGTCCGCTTTCAGGGCCAAGGCATGACTCTTGCCGGCGGCGACGGCCACCACCTGGTTAAGATTGGCGGGCACGTCGCACTGGCCGCTGCTGTTGTCGCCCCAGGCGCTGACCGTGCCGTCTGCTTTAAGGGCCAGCACATAGTTGGGGCCGCACTTGATCTCCACCACGTTTTCCAGCCCGGACGGTACGTCGCACTGGCCGCTGCTGTTGTCGCCCCAGGCGAAGACCCGGCCGTTTTGGTCCACGGCGGCGGAAAACAGGTCGCCGGCGGCAATACCCGCAGCTTGTCCCAGAGCAGCCGGCACATCTGCCTGGCCATAATCATTCATTCCCCCCGCCCCCCAGGCAGCCACCCGGCCGTTTTTTTTCAGGGCCAGGCTGTGGCAGGCGCCTCCGGCCACGGCAATGACCTCATCCAAGCCCGCCGGCATGTTGCACCGCCCGTCACTGCTGTTGCCCCAGGCGGCCACGGTGCCGTCCTCTTCCACGACCAGGCTGTGCTCGCTGCCGGCCGCCAGGCGCCGGGCCCAGGCGGCAGGCTCGCTTTCCCGGTAGGCCTGCGGGGTCTGCGGCAGGGCGTAGCCGGCCCTGACCCGCTTGACATGAAGCGTGTAAATGCGCTCGCTGCCGTTCTCCGCCTTTACTTTGACCTGAATGGGGTTATCGCCCTCCGCCAGATCCTGCGCGTCGATGACCGTGGCGGCGCCGGCCACCGCCGGCTCTCCGTTGATCTCCAGGCCGGCCTTGCCGCTGAAGGTCCCGGCGGTAAGGCGCACTTCCCTGGCCTCATAAGCCACATCTGTGACGCCTTCCGTCCGCTCACTGCTGAATTGAGGATAAATGCCGCAGGTATTGCGCTGCTCTTCACCCTCTATATTTGTCACGCTTTCCACGCTGAGGCTGCTGAGCCGGTTGTTGCCGCTGACTGCGTCAAACAGGTTCAGTTGCTCCGGCACGTCGCACTGGCCGTTGTTGCTGCGCCCCCAGGCGACTACCGTGCCGTCCCCTTGCAGGGCGTAAAGGCTGCCGGATCCGGCTGCCAGCGCCCGCACCTGCGCCAAATCAGCAGGCACTGCCAGCAAGTCGCTATTATCACCCCACACCGTCACCTTGCCATCCGCGGTAAGCGCCGCGGAGCAATCGCTGCCGGCGGCAATCGCCCGCACCCCGGACAGTCCTGCCGGAACACGGTCTTGATAATCGCCGCCGCTCCAGCTGACTACCCGGCCGTCTGCCTTCAGAGCCAGGACATGCCGGCTGCCGGCTGCCAAGGCTACCACCTTTTCAGGGAACCCGGCGGGCAATTCGCCGGTACGGAAATTGTCGCGCCAATCCCAGGCCGCTACCTTGCCGTCTTCCGTGAGGGCCAGCA
This region of Pelotomaculum schinkii genomic DNA includes:
- a CDS encoding S-layer homology domain-containing protein, which encodes MSSLKSKILRALFPAVCAMAILLSHNLAQPVKAAEAAGDALSSQGGLKAAPALAADAAQNVIRKPVELTFADDAAWRGAVSGVSVDGAALEAGKYAIDAGKITIDKSVFRTSGDYAVVIKAGGYADARVTQKIGLLYITGDGVPREVVFTRAELAAMEQESAVFSATNDFPADLSVAAEGVPLRALLAKAGMKPEARMITFTGSDGYRAEFTRDELLETKRYIFPAGTEVEPVIALKKAERSTDFSQMSEQDTPVLCIGQRARTEQTLLSFVKILQTITVTTDAPGQWAGPTAQIIDPATRQKVATPGGVVKRGTKIALAGDPKTKIYYTTDGSAPDLDSKIYNAHGCGPLAGQDEPILVQTDTTVKAKAVWFGKRDSEVATFTFAVDGSQPGQSTAQQVAEDKPAGQEAPAAEKGLAFTDIQGNWAGEDIEFLAARKLIYGKSETIYEPGSDITRAEFAALLVRVLGLPEGVLQEGRFQDVNVADWYAGSVAAAADEKIITGYDGGFFKPDAQITREEMAAMIARAARAAGKEETLSVSGREQLLARFKDRQVISPWAEEDVALAVRAGIIKGLSGGDFSPQTYADRAQSAAILKRFLTYIDSNTM
- a CDS encoding cadherin-like beta sandwich domain-containing protein — protein: MKKISWLLTCFIMIFACMPAAGASESSLPPQTPAAYAAGSYAQLAARLAGGGSHAAAVLADGTVAAWGDNSYGQLAVPAGVITVKALAAGGCHTLALKEDGTIAGWGLNRNGQGDVPAALAGARVKALAAWGGISAALGEDNKIVVWGYDTEEQKSFSRVLESAKAPVTVAVNSMYVLALTEDGKVAAWDWRDNFRTGELPAGFPEKVVALAAGSRHVLALKADGRVVSWSGGDYQDRVPAGLSGVRAIAAGSDCSAALTADGKVTVWGDNSDLLAVPADLAQVRALAAGSGSLYALQGDGTVVAWGRSNNGQCDVPEQLNLFDAVSGNNRLSSLSVESVTNIEGEEQRNTCGIYPQFSSERTEGVTDVAYEAREVRLTAGTFSGKAGLEINGEPAVAGAATVIDAQDLAEGDNPIQVKVKAENGSERIYTLHVKRVRAGYALPQTPQAYRESEPAAWARRLAAGSEHSLVVEEDGTVAAWGNSSDGRCNMPAGLDEVIAVAGGACHSLALKKNGRVAAWGAGGMNDYGQADVPAALGQAAGIAAGDLFSAAVDQNGRVFAWGDNSSGQCDVPSGLENVVEIKCGPNYVLALKADGTVSAWGDNSSGQCDVPANLNQVVAVAAGKSHALALKADGTLVAWGQSHSDLRGQETKFKCPDLQYVKAITAGDNYAAALQWDGSLAVWGDDLGRNIDFNLPLRPDREILALSAGPNYLLALNGDGAVTAWGNPLDYYKGNFQGQCNVPAGLNIFAGAAAHGGPSPDIPQTPAAYAAGVYGQAAARIGWLYYGIAVLNRDGAVQVALTGKDDYGLTEIPAGLNKVKAIASAYFNVMALKEDGTVVVWGNNRDKQCEVPENVKNVTALAINNFNACCLALKADGAVVAWGSNVNGQCDVPAGLAQVTAIAAGETHCLALQTDGTVVAWGDNDHGQCDVPEDLHSVARVYAGNDFSLALKNDGTVAAWGSNNSPDEMYYCGQCDVPAGLSGVVDIAVNGATCAALKDDGTVVVWGDNYYGSRNVPAGLRGVVAVSKWAGAFAVKEDGTVALWGKFPPFNEAEVTGLSNVLTISNATVIFRDGSLKKLGIRSDMDQINEQLKDVSVLSGAEK